The nucleotide sequence CGGATCTCCTCGGTCACGGTGCCGAAGACCGGTCCGGTGTCCAGCCCGGCCTCCAGCTGGAAGACGCTGGCGCCGGTGAGCTGGTCGCCGTGCAGCACCGCGTGCTGCACCGGGGCGGCGCCCCGCCAGGCGGGCAGCAGCGAGAAGTGCAGGTTGACCCAACCGTACGTGGGGATCTCCAGTGCCTCCGGCGGCACCAGCGCGCCGTAGGCGACCACCGGCACGCAGTCCGGGGCGAGCGCGCGCAGCCGGTCGAGGAACTCCGGCTCGCGGGGCCGGGCCGGGGTGAGCACCTCGATCCCCCGCTCGTCGGCCCAGGCGCCGACGGGTGACCGGAGCAGTCCCCGGCCCCGCCCGGCCGGGGCGTCCGGCCGGGTCACCACGGCCAGCAGTTCGTGCCCGGAGGCGGCGATGGCGTCCAGGCTGGGCAGGGCGACGGCCGGCGTACCGGCGAAGATCAGGCGCACCGGCCGGTCACCGACCCAGACCGAACGGGCTGGCGGAACGCTCCGAGCCGCCCAGTCCCAGCTTGGCGGCGAACCCCTGGCGCCGGTTGGCCGGCGGGTCGTGCGGGCTGACCTTGACCACCGGCGGGGCGTCGGTGTCGTACCAGTCCGCCGCGCGGATCGCCTTCATCGCCTCCTTGCGCCCCTCGGCGTCGAGGCGGTCCAGGAAGAGCACCCCGTCGAGGTGGTCGGTCTCGTGCTGCACGCACCGGGCCATCAGTCCGGTGCCGACGATCTGCATCGGGTCGCCGTACTCGTTGAAGCCCTTGGCGACGACGTTGAGCCGGCGCTTGGTGTCGAAGTAGAGCCCGGGGATGGAGAGACAGCCCTCCGGGCCGTCCTGTTCGTCGGAGTCGGGAAACTCCAGCACCGGGTTGACCAGGTGCCCGAGCACGTCGTCGACGTCGAAGGCGAACACCCGCAGGCCCACCCCGAGCTGCGGCGCGGCGAGACCGGCGCCGCTCTGCTCCCGCATCGTGTCGGTCAGGTCGGCGACCAGTTTGCGCAGTTCGGCGTCGAAGTCGACGACGGGGTCGGCCGGGGTGCGCAGCACCGGGTCCCCGAACAGGCGGATGGGCTGGACGGTCACGCGGGACGGCTCCTTCACGGATGGGTTCGGTGGTGCCGCACCCAGTCTACGGGCGCGCCGGGCGACCGAGGGGCGAGCCGGGTCGGGCCGGACCGGAGGTCAGGACGGCACCCGGGCCGGCAGTGGCCCGGGTCACGATCGCGGTACTGTGCCGCCCGGCCGGAGTACCCGGCCCGACGGGCACTGCGACCGGGGAGGGCTGGTCAGGGCTGGGTGCCCGGCTCGCCGGCCAGTACGACGGCGTCGGTGCGCTCCAGGATGTGCTCGGGCAGCGGCAGCGCCGTACCGTGCGCGGCGTCCCAGTCGTAGATCACGCTCAGTCCGACCTCGGCCCGGAAGTACTCGATGGCGCTGAGCCCGCCGACCACCGGCTCGTCGCACTCGGCGACGAGTTGCCCCGGGACCAGCTTGAAGCCGTTGCGCAGCGCGGCGCTGAGCCGGCGGTGCCCGTCGACCACGAAGAACTTCTCGCCGGTGTAGCCGATCCGCAGCGGCTCCAGTGCCTCCTCGCCGGCCTGCCCGACCTGAGCGACGAAGTCCGACTCCCAGAGCCCGCGCAGCCCCTGGATCTCCTGGCTGGGGTAGATCCTGGCCGGGTCGAGCAGCAGCAACGGCGGGGTGTCCCGCAGGATCTGCTGGCCGAACGAGCCCTCGTAGGCGGCGATGACGTGCTCCACCACCTCGTCCGCCGAGGCTTTGGTGCTGTCGCAGATCAGGTCGTAGTTGCGCAGCTTCGCCTTGTCGACGCCGTACCGGACGAGGAAGCGGTTGCGCTCGCTCTCGCTGCGCTCCTGGAGCTTGGCCCGGGCCTCCTCGATCGAGGTGTAGCTCTCGGCCGGGCCGGAGGGCCGGGCCAGCACCCGGCGGGCCGCCTCGGTCGGCTCGGTTATCATGTGAATCTTCAGGGCGTCCTTGAAGAAGTGCCAGGCGAGCCGGCTGTCCACGATCAACTGCTCGCCGGAGTCGGCGATGTCCTGCTGGAGCTGGTCGACGTAGCCGTCGACCGCCTGGTCCAGCTCGGCGTGCAGGTTGAGCTGGAGCGCTGTCATCTGCCGCTGCTGGGCCATCTCGCGATAGAGGTCGCCCACACTCACCCGGCGCAGGTCGAGCCGCTTGGCGAGCTTGATGGAGACGGTGCTCTTGCCACTGCCGAGGTCACCGTTCAGGACGATCGACTGACGACCGGTCACGACCTACCCACCCCTGATCGCAGGTTTTCGATATTTGGTACGCCGAACCGGCGCGGTCACTCTCCGTCACGCGTCCTGCGTGCAGCAGATGGGCGATGGTATCACCCGAATCCCCACCCACCGGTCGGACTCCGCGTCCGTCGGACTTCCGATACCCACCGAGAGTCATGGCCAAAACCACCCTCCGTGTCGGATTCCGACACTCGACAGTCGTCTCCGGAGGTAGCCGTCCGCCGTTTCAGAAGATGTCCTGCGGGTCGACCTGGATCCGGACCGGCTGCCCGGCCTTGCGGGCCGTCCGGACCCCGGCCGCCTCGTGCAGGGCCAGCGCCAGCGCCGGTGCCTGGGACCGGGGCACCCGGACCAGCATCCGCTCCTGCCCGTCCGGCGCCGGCACCGGGCCGAGCACCTCGGCCGCCGGCGGCAGCCGGGCCTCGTCGAGCAGTTCCGCCACCGCCGCCGCCGTCCCGGTCAGGCTGGCCATCCGGGCCGCCGGCGGGAAGCCCAGCTCGCGCCGCTCGGCCAGCTCCCGGCCGGCGAACCAGCCCGGGTCCCAGCGCAGCAGCGCCTGCACCGGCGCCAGCGACCCGTCCGCGACCACCACCACCCGACCGCCGGCCGGGCCGGGCCGGGCCAGCGCCGCCGCCGCCAGCCATCGGCGCAGCGCCTCCTCCCCGGCCCGCAGGTCGGCCCGGGTCAGCAACGCCCAGGAGTCGAGCAGCAGCACCGCGCCGTAGCCGCCGTCGGCCACCGGCTCGGCGCCCGGCGTCGCGATCACCAGACCCGCGTCGCCGGGCACGCCGCGCAGCACCTCGTCCCGGCCCGAGGTGCGGACCGGCACGCCCGGGAACGCCCGCCCGAGTTCCTCGGCGGTCCGCCGGGCACCCACCACCGCCGCCCGCAGCCGCCGCCCGCCGCACTGCGGGCAGGCGTACCCGGCG is from Micromonospora sp. WMMD1102 and encodes:
- a CDS encoding AAA family ATPase codes for the protein MTGRQSIVLNGDLGSGKSTVSIKLAKRLDLRRVSVGDLYREMAQQRQMTALQLNLHAELDQAVDGYVDQLQQDIADSGEQLIVDSRLAWHFFKDALKIHMITEPTEAARRVLARPSGPAESYTSIEEARAKLQERSESERNRFLVRYGVDKAKLRNYDLICDSTKASADEVVEHVIAAYEGSFGQQILRDTPPLLLLDPARIYPSQEIQGLRGLWESDFVAQVGQAGEEALEPLRIGYTGEKFFVVDGHRRLSAALRNGFKLVPGQLVAECDEPVVGGLSAIEYFRAEVGLSVIYDWDAAHGTALPLPEHILERTDAVVLAGEPGTQP
- the fmt gene encoding methionyl-tRNA formyltransferase, which codes for MRLIFAGTPAVALPSLDAIAASGHELLAVVTRPDAPAGRGRGLLRSPVGAWADERGIEVLTPARPREPEFLDRLRALAPDCVPVVAYGALVPPEALEIPTYGWVNLHFSLLPAWRGAAPVQHAVLHGDQLTGASVFQLEAGLDTGPVFGTVTEEIRPTDTSGDLLERLARSGAGLLVGVLDAIGQGSARAVPQPADGVTLAPKLTVTDGEVRWSEPSFAVDRRIRAATPAPGAWTTFRGDRVKLGPVRPVGNGPELKPGELLVERGRVLAGTASTPVELGEVRAAGKRAMPATDWARGVRVAAGEQFG